A stretch of Flavobacterium sp. N1994 DNA encodes these proteins:
- a CDS encoding MBL fold metallo-hydrolase RNA specificity domain-containing protein, translating to MKIKFLGGAGTVTGSKTLVESNGIRILIDCGQFQGIKPLRELNWEPLPILPNTIDFVLLTHGHLDHCGWLPRLVNQGFEGKIYCTSPTKDIAKLILLDSAKIQEEEAERANKDHFSKHEKAEPLYDLAQTEKVFPLFRVVKPNTEIQLDAEISAKFRNAGHIIGACSIELKLENKTLVFSGDIGRDDDVLMYAPVKPKVADYVFLESTYGNRIHPDEDVKLSLETYINNAFQMGGTVIIPSFAVERAQSIMYLLWQLKKEDKIPNIPYVIDTPMGISVLEVFTNNKNWHKLSENDCVEMCGMFTMNTDYQETINTIYDKGPKVIIAASGMITGGRVLSYLERYIGLPETTVIIVGYQAEGTRGRKLLEGAAELKIYGKYYPVLAKIVEIEGLSAHGDQNDLLNWLSELNPKPKKVFLVHGENQPADELRIKIQERYGFECSVPMMGQELEL from the coding sequence ATGAAAATCAAATTTTTAGGAGGAGCAGGAACGGTAACAGGTTCCAAAACATTGGTAGAAAGCAATGGAATAAGAATTCTAATTGATTGCGGACAATTCCAAGGAATCAAACCTTTGCGAGAGTTGAATTGGGAACCACTACCCATTTTGCCTAATACCATCGATTTTGTTTTGCTTACGCATGGCCATTTAGACCATTGTGGTTGGTTGCCCAGATTAGTCAATCAAGGATTTGAAGGTAAAATTTATTGTACAAGTCCAACGAAAGATATCGCCAAATTGATTTTGTTAGATAGTGCCAAAATTCAGGAAGAGGAAGCTGAACGCGCCAATAAAGATCATTTTTCCAAACATGAAAAAGCAGAACCTTTATATGATTTGGCTCAAACAGAAAAAGTCTTTCCTTTGTTTAGAGTTGTAAAACCCAATACAGAAATTCAGTTGGATGCCGAAATTTCAGCTAAATTCCGGAATGCTGGTCATATCATTGGTGCTTGTTCAATTGAATTGAAACTCGAAAACAAAACGTTAGTTTTCTCAGGAGATATTGGGAGAGATGATGATGTGTTGATGTATGCACCTGTAAAACCAAAAGTGGCCGATTATGTTTTTTTGGAAAGTACTTACGGCAATCGTATTCATCCTGATGAAGATGTGAAACTCTCCTTGGAAACGTATATCAACAATGCTTTTCAAATGGGAGGGACTGTAATCATTCCGAGTTTTGCCGTAGAACGCGCCCAAAGTATTATGTATTTACTTTGGCAATTGAAAAAAGAAGACAAAATCCCCAACATTCCCTATGTAATTGATACCCCAATGGGCATAAGCGTTTTGGAGGTTTTTACTAATAATAAAAATTGGCATAAGCTTTCGGAAAATGATTGTGTAGAAATGTGTGGGATGTTTACAATGAATACAGATTATCAGGAAACCATCAATACTATTTATGATAAAGGGCCAAAAGTGATTATAGCAGCTAGCGGAATGATTACGGGTGGTAGAGTATTAAGTTATTTAGAACGTTATATTGGATTGCCTGAAACTACGGTTATTATTGTGGGTTACCAAGCTGAAGGAACAAGAGGGAGAAAACTTTTGGAAGGCGCTGCTGAATTAAAAATCTATGGTAAATATTATCCGGTTTTGGCTAAAATAGTAGAAATAGAAGGTTTATCTGCGCACGGAGATCAAAATGATTTATTGAATTGGCTTTCTGAATTAAATCCTAAACCAAAAAAAGTGTTTTTAGTTCATGGTGAAAATCAGCCTGCAGATGAATTACGCATTAAAATTCAAGAGCGATATGGTTTTGAGTGCTCTGTTCCTATGATGGGACAAGAACTTGAATTATAA
- a CDS encoding ATP cone domain-containing protein codes for MKIVKHSGSIVDFNRDKLKSSLLKSGASVKVVEDVLQVIEKQIYEGISTNKIYKLAFGLLKKSSSSHAARYNLRTAIQQLGPAGFFFEKYIARLFISEGYLAQTNLFLSGKCVGHEVDVAIMKNKYIEMIECKFHARSESNSDVKVPMYILSRFNDLKDRSHRIFTKNDTISGCWIVTNNRFTSDAMAFAKCSGLQLLSWDYPENNSLRKRIDKDHLYPVTCLTTLTLAEKDKLMVSDIILAQEIINNSELLEKIGLSPNRVKNVLKEVSELCNYL; via the coding sequence ATGAAAATAGTAAAGCATTCAGGCTCTATAGTTGATTTTAATCGAGATAAACTTAAAAGTTCTTTGCTCAAATCAGGTGCAAGCGTAAAAGTTGTAGAAGATGTTTTACAAGTAATCGAAAAACAAATCTACGAAGGAATTTCTACTAACAAAATTTACAAACTTGCGTTTGGTTTACTCAAAAAATCTTCTAGTTCTCATGCAGCAAGATATAATTTAAGAACTGCTATTCAACAACTCGGACCAGCTGGTTTTTTCTTCGAAAAATACATCGCAAGGTTGTTTATTTCAGAAGGTTATTTGGCACAAACTAATCTTTTCTTATCTGGTAAATGTGTGGGTCATGAAGTTGATGTAGCTATCATGAAAAACAAGTATATCGAAATGATTGAATGTAAATTTCATGCCCGAAGTGAATCCAATTCTGATGTAAAAGTGCCAATGTATATTCTTTCAAGATTTAACGATTTAAAAGACAGGAGCCACCGAATTTTTACTAAAAATGATACTATTTCAGGCTGCTGGATAGTTACCAATAACCGATTCACCTCTGATGCTATGGCTTTCGCCAAATGTTCTGGCTTGCAACTTTTAAGTTGGGATTATCCTGAGAACAATAGCTTGAGAAAACGAATAGACAAGGATCATCTATACCCAGTAACTTGTTTAACTACTTTGACTTTAGCAGAAAAAGACAAACTCATGGTTTCTGATATTATTTTGGCCCAAGAAATAATCAACAACTCAGAATTGCTTGAAAAAATCGGACTAAGTCCTAACCGAGTAAAAAATGTACTAAAAGAAGTTTCCGAACTTTGTAATTACTTATAA
- a CDS encoding exosortase F system-associated membrane protein, with the protein MLQKLIRNKEKVGWSIFLILLLVLIRAFEETLFYDPFLNYFKSEYSQLAFPKINIFKLFFSLGIRFYLNSVISLFLLYVIFKDTQIVKFSALLYMILGSILMISFIFTLNFFGEESKMTLFYIRRFLIQPIFILLFLPAFYYQKQSKK; encoded by the coding sequence ATGCTACAGAAGTTGATAAGAAATAAAGAAAAAGTGGGCTGGTCAATATTTTTGATATTGCTTTTAGTTTTGATAAGAGCTTTTGAGGAAACATTGTTTTACGATCCGTTTTTGAATTATTTCAAAAGTGAATATTCTCAATTGGCTTTCCCAAAAATCAATATTTTTAAATTATTTTTCAGTTTAGGAATACGGTTTTATCTCAACTCGGTTATTTCATTGTTTTTACTTTATGTCATTTTTAAAGACACTCAAATAGTCAAATTCTCGGCATTGTTATATATGATTTTAGGCTCCATTTTAATGATAAGTTTTATTTTCACCCTTAATTTCTTTGGTGAAGAAAGTAAAATGACTTTGTTCTACATCAGAAGATTTCTTATTCAACCTATTTTTATTCTTTTGTTTCTCCCAGCGTTTTATTACCAAAAACAAAGCAAAAAGTAA
- the xrtF gene encoding exosortase family protein XrtF, translating into MKNLLLQYKPFLLFLGKFIVTYLVLTLVYQSYLNRFDAKNAEVDTFTQLVANQSTTVLTWFDSQSYTMPHLKEPSVKLFYKGKYISRIIEGCNALSVIILFISFVIAFTGKFKNTLLFILLGSLLIHVLNIGRISLLCVALYHFPQFEHLLHGVIFPLVIYGIVFLLWVVWVNKYSFYATEVDKK; encoded by the coding sequence TTGAAAAATCTGCTCCTGCAATACAAACCCTTTTTGCTTTTTCTAGGAAAATTTATTGTTACTTATTTGGTTTTAACGTTGGTGTATCAATCGTATTTGAATCGCTTTGATGCTAAAAATGCTGAAGTGGATACTTTTACACAGCTAGTCGCTAATCAATCTACAACGGTATTGACTTGGTTTGATTCGCAATCCTACACCATGCCACATCTGAAAGAGCCAAGTGTAAAATTGTTTTACAAAGGCAAATATATTTCCCGAATCATTGAAGGCTGTAATGCTTTGAGTGTTATTATTTTATTTATTTCTTTTGTAATTGCATTTACAGGAAAATTCAAAAACACCCTACTTTTTATACTCTTAGGAAGTCTTTTAATTCATGTTTTAAACATTGGTAGAATCTCACTTTTGTGTGTGGCTTTATATCATTTTCCACAGTTTGAACATTTATTACACGGAGTAATTTTCCCTTTAGTTATATATGGCATTGTGTTTTTGTTATGGGTTGTTTGGGTCAATAAATATTCGTTTTATGCTACAGAAGTTGATAAGAAATAA
- a CDS encoding GAF domain-containing protein, producing MNFESLKSEVIAILSDANSERDTKLKNLCQFLSDKVEYYNWVGFYFANHENKTLHLGPYVGAETDHTVIPFGKGICGQVAESNANFVVPDVSAQDNYIACGFTVKSEIVVPLFVNGQNIGQIDIDSHVINPFTDADERFLEFVNEEVAKLF from the coding sequence ATGAATTTTGAAAGTTTAAAATCTGAAGTAATTGCTATTCTTTCTGATGCTAATTCTGAAAGAGATACAAAATTGAAAAACCTTTGTCAATTCCTTTCAGACAAGGTGGAGTATTACAATTGGGTTGGCTTTTATTTTGCAAACCATGAAAATAAAACCTTGCATCTTGGTCCCTATGTTGGTGCTGAAACTGATCATACCGTAATTCCATTTGGGAAAGGCATATGCGGACAAGTAGCCGAATCTAATGCTAATTTTGTGGTACCCGATGTTTCCGCTCAAGACAATTATATTGCTTGTGGCTTTACCGTGAAATCAGAGATTGTGGTTCCGTTATTTGTAAATGGTCAAAACATAGGACAAATTGATATTGACAGTCATGTCATTAATCCTTTCACAGATGCAGACGAGCGCTTTTTAGAGTTTGTAAATGAGGAAGTTGCCAAACTTTTTTAA
- the rpsO gene encoding 30S ribosomal protein S15 — MYLTKEVKAEIFAKHGGKAENTGSAEGQIALFTHRISHLTEHLKKNRHDYNTERSLVLLVGKRRSLLDYLKKKDINRYREIIKELGIRK; from the coding sequence ATGTACTTAACTAAAGAAGTTAAAGCAGAAATCTTCGCTAAACACGGAGGAAAAGCAGAGAACACAGGATCTGCAGAAGGACAAATTGCATTGTTCACACACAGAATTTCACACTTAACAGAACACTTGAAAAAAAATCGTCACGATTATAATACTGAGCGTTCGTTAGTACTTTTGGTAGGTAAAAGAAGAAGTCTTTTGGATTACTTGAAGAAAAAAGATATTAACAGATATCGTGAGATTATTAAAGAATTAGGTATTAGAAAATAA
- a CDS encoding polyribonucleotide nucleotidyltransferase, with product MIPKVTQETIDLGDGRTITIETGKLAKQADGSVVVRLGDCMLLATAVSARTSNPAVDFLPLTVDYREKFAAAGRFPGGFFKREARPSDNEVLTMRLVDRVLRPLFPDDYHAETQVMIQLMSHDENVMPDALAGLAASAALAVSDIPFYNLISEVRVARVDGKFVINPSRAQLELSDIDMMIGASLDSVAMVEGEMKEISEAEMVEAIKFAHEAIKVQIHAQLRLQEAFGKKEIRTYEGEVEDEEVYKKVKAAGYDKCYAIAQEASGKSERGEKFAAVKEECKALFTEEEYAANSDLAGLVGKYFYKTNKEAVRNVILEKGIRLDGRKTTEIRPIWCEIDYLPSVHGSSLFTRGETQALATVTLGTSREANQIDSPSEQGEEKFYLHYNFPPFSTGEAKPLRGTSRREVGHGNLAQRALKNMIPADCPYTIRIVSEVLESNGSSSMATVCAGTMALMDAGVQMVKPVSGIAMGLITDGQKFAVLSDILGDEDHLGDMDFKVTGTKDGITACQMDIKIDGLRYDIMEQALNQARDGRMHILGKLVETIATPRADVKKHAPKIIMRTIPGNFIGALIGPGGKVIQELQKATGTTIVINEVDEQGVVEILGTDPDGIAAVLAKIDSIIFKPTVGEAYEVKVIKMLDFGAVVEYTAAPGNEVLLHVSELAWERTENVTDVVNMGDVFMVKYLGVDPKTRKEKVSRKALLPRPPREERKDAPQG from the coding sequence ATGATTCCAAAAGTAACCCAAGAAACAATCGATTTAGGTGATGGAAGAACTATCACAATCGAAACAGGTAAATTAGCAAAACAAGCAGATGGTTCTGTTGTTGTTAGATTAGGCGACTGTATGCTTTTAGCGACAGCTGTATCAGCAAGAACATCAAACCCAGCAGTTGACTTTTTACCATTAACGGTAGATTACCGTGAAAAATTTGCCGCTGCAGGAAGATTTCCTGGTGGTTTTTTCAAAAGAGAAGCGCGTCCTAGTGACAATGAAGTGTTAACCATGCGTCTTGTTGACCGTGTTTTACGTCCACTTTTCCCAGATGATTATCATGCTGAAACTCAGGTGATGATTCAATTAATGTCGCATGATGAAAATGTGATGCCAGATGCATTAGCTGGTTTAGCAGCATCAGCGGCTTTAGCGGTTTCCGACATTCCTTTTTACAACTTAATTTCTGAAGTACGTGTAGCACGTGTGGATGGAAAATTTGTTATCAATCCAAGCAGAGCGCAATTAGAATTGTCAGATATTGACATGATGATTGGAGCTTCTTTGGATTCGGTTGCGATGGTTGAAGGAGAAATGAAAGAGATTTCAGAAGCAGAAATGGTTGAAGCCATTAAATTTGCTCACGAAGCTATTAAAGTTCAAATTCACGCTCAATTAAGATTACAGGAAGCTTTTGGTAAAAAAGAAATCCGTACTTACGAAGGTGAAGTAGAAGATGAAGAAGTTTACAAAAAAGTAAAAGCAGCTGGGTATGACAAATGTTATGCTATTGCTCAAGAAGCTTCAGGAAAAAGTGAAAGAGGTGAAAAATTTGCTGCAGTTAAAGAAGAGTGTAAAGCCTTATTTACTGAAGAAGAATATGCTGCAAATTCTGACCTAGCTGGATTAGTTGGAAAATATTTCTACAAAACCAATAAAGAAGCGGTTCGTAACGTAATCCTTGAAAAAGGAATTCGTTTGGATGGAAGAAAAACAACTGAAATCAGACCTATCTGGTGTGAAATCGATTATTTACCATCTGTTCATGGTTCCTCTTTATTTACCCGTGGAGAAACTCAAGCTTTGGCTACAGTTACTCTAGGAACTTCAAGAGAAGCTAATCAAATTGATTCACCATCAGAACAAGGTGAAGAAAAATTCTATTTACATTATAATTTCCCACCATTTTCAACAGGAGAAGCTAAACCTTTAAGAGGAACTTCAAGAAGAGAAGTTGGTCACGGAAACTTGGCACAACGTGCTTTGAAAAATATGATTCCAGCTGATTGTCCTTATACTATACGTATTGTATCGGAAGTTTTAGAATCTAACGGTTCTTCTTCTATGGCTACCGTTTGTGCTGGTACGATGGCTTTGATGGATGCTGGAGTCCAAATGGTGAAACCAGTTTCTGGTATTGCTATGGGATTGATTACTGATGGCCAAAAATTTGCTGTATTGTCAGACATCTTAGGTGATGAAGATCACTTGGGTGATATGGACTTTAAAGTAACTGGAACTAAAGACGGTATCACTGCTTGTCAAATGGACATTAAAATTGATGGATTGCGTTATGATATTATGGAACAAGCTTTGAACCAAGCTCGTGACGGTCGTATGCACATTTTAGGCAAATTGGTTGAAACTATTGCTACTCCAAGAGCTGATGTTAAGAAACATGCTCCTAAAATTATCATGAGAACTATTCCTGGTAACTTCATTGGTGCCTTAATTGGACCTGGTGGAAAAGTGATTCAAGAATTACAAAAAGCTACAGGAACTACTATTGTGATTAACGAAGTAGACGAACAAGGTGTTGTTGAAATCTTAGGAACAGATCCAGATGGAATTGCAGCAGTATTAGCAAAAATTGATTCTATCATCTTCAAACCAACAGTTGGGGAAGCTTATGAAGTGAAAGTAATTAAAATGCTTGATTTTGGTGCGGTTGTAGAATATACTGCAGCTCCAGGAAACGAAGTATTATTACACGTATCTGAATTGGCTTGGGAACGCACAGAAAACGTTACTGACGTAGTGAATATGGGCGATGTGTTTATGGTAAAATACCTTGGTGTTGATCCTAAAACAAGAAAAGAAAAAGTATCAAGAAAAGCGCTTTTACCAAGACCTCCTAGAGAAGAAAGAAAAGACGCTCCTCAAGGTTAA
- a CDS encoding FISUMP domain-containing protein encodes MKKNYIFLLVLFLIFQTKLSAQTAILPSINIGTQTWQSTNLDVTTYSDGTPIPQVTDDIEWSNLTTGAWCYYENNTANGAIYGKLYNWYAVVGIYDAASSTNPALRKNLAPSGWHIPTDSEWTTLTNYLGGLNVAGGKMKEIGMAHWQSPNNNATNSSGFTGLPGGYRYAYGPFYSIGEKGYWWSATEYTSAVSWLYDLYYFNGISHRNYIDKPIGNSVRCVRNQTLQIQNQTTNLEIKVFPNPAFSILTLQNPNNTNFDKIIITDITGKTVVSQMQYSNQVNVELLTSGTYIIEAFSGNQKFQSKFIKQ; translated from the coding sequence ATGAAAAAAAATTATATATTTCTATTAGTTTTATTTTTAATTTTTCAAACTAAATTATCAGCTCAAACAGCAATATTGCCAAGTATTAATATTGGAACACAAACTTGGCAAAGCACAAATTTGGATGTAACAACCTACAGCGACGGAACACCCATCCCGCAAGTGACTGACGATATTGAATGGAGTAATCTAACCACAGGAGCTTGGTGTTATTATGAAAATAATACGGCAAATGGTGCCATTTATGGCAAATTATATAATTGGTATGCAGTTGTAGGTATTTACGATGCAGCCTCATCAACCAATCCAGCTTTACGAAAAAATCTTGCTCCATCTGGTTGGCACATACCTACAGATTCTGAGTGGACTACTTTAACTAATTATTTAGGCGGTTTAAATGTTGCTGGAGGCAAAATGAAAGAAATTGGTATGGCTCACTGGCAAAGTCCTAATAATAACGCAACTAACAGTAGTGGATTTACAGGCCTTCCGGGTGGATATCGATATGCTTATGGTCCATTCTATAGTATTGGCGAAAAGGGCTACTGGTGGAGTGCTACTGAATACACCTCAGCCGTATCTTGGCTATATGATTTGTATTACTTTAATGGTATTTCTCATAGAAACTACATCGATAAACCAATAGGTAACTCAGTGCGTTGTGTCCGTAATCAAACATTGCAGATTCAAAATCAAACAACGAATTTAGAAATAAAAGTATTTCCTAATCCAGCATTTTCAATCCTAACTCTTCAAAATCCTAACAACACCAATTTTGATAAAATAATAATTACAGACATTACAGGTAAGACAGTTGTTAGTCAAATGCAATACTCTAATCAAGTTAATGTAGAACTATTAACAAGTGGGACGTATATTATAGAAGCCTTTTCAGGTAATCAAAAATTCCAATCTAAATTTATAAAGCAATAA
- a CDS encoding RNA polymerase sigma factor RpoD/SigA: MRQLKITKQVTNRETASLDKYLQEIGKVDLITADEEVELAQKIKAGDQRALEKLTKANLRFVVSVAKQYQNQGLTLPDLINEGNLGLIKAAQRFDETRGFKFISYAVWWIRQSILQALAEQSRIVRLPLNKIGSINKINKMYALLEQSNERPPSAEEIAKELDMTVNDVKESMKNSGRHLSMDAPLVEGEDSNLYDVLRSGESPNPDRELIHESLRTEIERSLETLTPREADVVRLYFGLGDQHPMTLEEIGETFDLTRERVRQIKEKAIRRLKHTSRSKILKTYLG, encoded by the coding sequence ATGAGACAGCTCAAAATCACCAAGCAGGTAACGAATCGTGAAACTGCTTCCTTAGACAAGTACCTACAAGAAATTGGAAAAGTTGACCTAATTACTGCTGATGAAGAAGTAGAATTAGCTCAAAAAATTAAGGCCGGAGATCAACGTGCATTAGAAAAGTTGACAAAAGCTAATTTGCGTTTCGTAGTTTCGGTAGCAAAACAATACCAAAATCAAGGTTTAACACTTCCCGATTTAATTAACGAAGGGAATTTAGGTTTGATTAAAGCCGCTCAACGTTTTGATGAGACACGAGGTTTCAAATTCATTTCATATGCTGTTTGGTGGATTCGTCAATCTATCCTACAAGCATTAGCGGAACAGTCTCGTATTGTTCGTTTACCATTGAACAAAATCGGTTCTATCAATAAAATCAACAAAATGTATGCTTTATTAGAGCAATCTAACGAAAGACCACCTTCTGCTGAAGAAATTGCAAAAGAATTAGATATGACAGTAAATGATGTTAAAGAGTCTATGAAAAACTCTGGTCGCCATTTATCAATGGATGCACCTCTTGTAGAAGGAGAAGATTCTAACCTATATGACGTTTTACGTTCAGGTGAATCTCCAAATCCTGATAGAGAATTAATCCACGAATCATTGCGTACAGAAATTGAGCGTTCTTTAGAAACATTGACACCAAGAGAAGCAGATGTTGTTAGACTGTATTTTGGTTTAGGAGATCAACACCCTATGACATTAGAAGAAATTGGAGAAACTTTCGATTTAACTCGTGAGCGTGTGCGTCAAATTAAAGAAAAAGCTATTCGCAGATTAAAACATACTTCTAGAAGTAAAATATTAAAAACATATTTAGGTTAA
- the rpe gene encoding ribulose-phosphate 3-epimerase: MKNKLIAPSVLAADFANLQRDIEMINKSEADWFHIDIMDGEFVPNISFGMPVLEAISKHAKKTIDVHLMIVKPERYIKTFAELGANILTVHYEACTHLHRTLQAIKNEGMKAGVAINPHTNVALLEDVINDIDLVCVMSVNPGFGGQSFIENTYAKLEKLKDLIIRKNATTLIEVDGGVTDKNAKQLVQFGADVLVAGNYVFKAENPTQTIKDLKLLIS; the protein is encoded by the coding sequence ATGAAAAATAAACTCATTGCTCCATCTGTTCTTGCTGCTGATTTTGCTAATCTACAAAGGGATATCGAAATGATTAACAAGAGTGAAGCGGATTGGTTTCATATCGACATTATGGATGGTGAATTTGTTCCTAATATTTCTTTTGGAATGCCTGTTTTGGAAGCTATTTCTAAACATGCTAAGAAAACAATCGATGTGCATTTAATGATTGTTAAACCTGAACGATACATTAAGACTTTTGCAGAATTAGGAGCTAATATTTTAACCGTTCACTATGAAGCTTGTACTCATTTGCATAGAACTTTACAAGCCATAAAAAATGAAGGCATGAAAGCTGGAGTTGCAATAAACCCACACACGAATGTTGCTTTATTAGAAGATGTAATAAATGACATTGATTTGGTTTGTGTGATGAGTGTAAATCCTGGTTTTGGAGGGCAATCATTTATTGAAAACACTTATGCAAAATTGGAAAAACTAAAGGATTTAATTATTAGAAAAAATGCAACAACTTTAATTGAAGTTGATGGTGGAGTTACCGATAAAAATGCAAAACAATTAGTTCAGTTCGGTGCAGATGTTCTGGTTGCTGGAAATTATGTATTTAAAGCTGAAAACCCTACTCAAACTATAAAAGATTTAAAACTATTGATTTCCTAA
- a CDS encoding GntR family transcriptional regulator, whose amino-acid sequence MKIININNQSAQPKYKQIVMSVEIAIAEKRIKRDEKLPSVNKVSLEFSISRDTVLLAYDELKKRGIIYAVLGKGYYVKSVEFSFEQRFFLLFDELNIFKEDIYNSFLKAVDNNVQVDIFFHHFNIDMFRKLINESNGNYSKYIIMPTNLIGAASVIKTLPKNDVYILDQTNNELTEYPSVHQNFVKDMYEALLKGKDRISKYNKLILIFPGFKEPLGMVEGFQKFCKTILFPNEIIANFDKRQIQKGEVYIIPNDRDLVSVIEQSKAQDFKIVEDFGIISYNDTPLKKVVENGITTISTDFSKMGTLLANMILENRKEQIENESCLIFRNSL is encoded by the coding sequence ATGAAAATTATAAATATAAATAATCAGTCTGCTCAACCAAAATATAAGCAAATAGTGATGTCAGTTGAAATCGCTATTGCTGAAAAGCGCATTAAAAGAGATGAAAAATTACCATCAGTAAATAAAGTTAGCTTAGAGTTTTCAATATCTAGAGATACCGTTTTGTTAGCTTATGATGAATTAAAAAAGAGAGGTATTATTTATGCTGTTTTGGGGAAGGGATATTATGTCAAGAGTGTTGAGTTTAGCTTTGAACAAAGATTCTTTTTATTGTTTGATGAGTTGAATATATTTAAAGAAGATATCTATAATTCATTTTTAAAAGCGGTAGATAATAATGTTCAGGTTGATATTTTTTTTCATCATTTTAATATTGATATGTTTAGAAAATTAATTAATGAAAGCAATGGCAACTATTCTAAGTATATAATAATGCCAACGAATTTAATTGGTGCAGCATCAGTCATTAAAACATTACCTAAAAATGACGTTTATATCCTTGATCAAACAAATAATGAGTTAACAGAATATCCATCAGTGCATCAAAATTTTGTAAAAGACATGTATGAAGCCCTTTTAAAAGGGAAAGATAGAATCAGTAAATACAACAAGTTGATACTCATTTTTCCTGGATTTAAAGAGCCTTTAGGAATGGTTGAAGGTTTTCAGAAATTTTGCAAAACTATTTTATTCCCTAACGAAATTATTGCAAACTTTGATAAAAGACAAATTCAAAAAGGCGAAGTTTATATTATTCCAAATGACAGGGATTTGGTTAGTGTAATAGAACAATCTAAGGCTCAAGACTTTAAAATAGTTGAAGATTTTGGAATCATTTCCTATAACGACACACCTCTAAAAAAAGTTGTTGAAAATGGGATAACAACAATTTCAACTGATTTTAGTAAAATGGGGACTTTGCTTGCCAATATGATTTTGGAAAATAGAAAAGAACAAATTGAAAATGAAAGTTGCTTGATTTTTAGAAACTCACTTTAG